The Kwoniella shandongensis chromosome 8, complete sequence genome contains the following window.
CCGTGTGTCAGTGAGAAATAATGCTGATTCAAGGCATGGCCCTCTATAGACACCACGTATTTGCAAAAGCTTCACACAAAGACGTCCAGCTCGCCGAAGTCGGTCCACGGTTCGAAGCCAAGCGTGAGTCTTTCTTGTTTCCTACTCGTACCACTCCCAAGCATATTCGTGTCTTCTCTTATCCCAATCACAACTATGAGCTGACCCAAGTATCCCACAGCATACGAGATTAGACAAGGGACGCTCGACCAGACTGAAGCGGATGTGGAATGGCTATTACGACCATATCTCAGGACGGCTAAGAAGCGTAATCAGCTGTAAGACCGGGCACATCTCCGGAGGAGCAGGCATTACAGAGTGCGGGACAACGGGACCACAAACAGCGGAATTGGCTTATGCAGGGGAAGGTTTCAGTCTATATCGATCATAGGTTGGTCATGTTGTATCTATAGAGTTATCTGCTGGCGCACAGCCACATCATGCATACTTACCCATCATACATCGTCTTGGAGAGGGCCTCATGTACGAGATCCACATCATCTGACAATATGAGGCCACCACCACGAAAACAGGAAACATATGCATAGAGACACAATGCGAAATGATGAAATGACATGTACATAGATGGTCTCCCCTTCGTCCttttccttcccttcctctgctgaCCCGAACCAAAACCCCCTTTTGATCTGATAATGCGATGCGATAGAAAAGTATAAAAAATCGTAAAAGGCGTGACAAATAGAACGTTAAAATGAGGAATGTGGAATGATAgtgtgaggatgatgagatgattgaTTGGTTTGCTAAGGAAAATGTAAACGTAATGAGTTGACATGATGTGGACGTGTGAATGCTATGGAGGAAAAGTGAAAGAGAATGCAATGCTaggtggtggggaagaaTGAGGACAAGGGACATCAAGGAAGCGAAGTACGCCGGACTAGTTGCTGCCTGCACGGTGCCTTGAGCCAATGGCATGCATGAGACCCCTTCCCATGATATCAGCAGAGAGCCATTGAGTGTCAGCAGGTAGGCAAGGCTCACAAAGATCTGAGCAGGTCATTGCCGCTTTGCGAGTTACGCAACGTCGTGCTGTAAGCTCGACAAGTCTGGCGGATGCGGGCATGTTCAGCGGGAGTGAGCTGGAAAAAAGTCAGCTGTGGACAAGGTACGTGAAGCCCATCGAAACCTACACAAGTCAGAACGAAAGCTACAATCACGCCAACATGAGTGAGCACAGTCTCTTGAGTCTGAAATACCATCGCACTCACTGAGGTGGGCCTTGCCAATGGACGATGTAGCAATAGCGACGATGCCTGGAGTACGCCTGGTGTAATCGCGCTCAGCATGAGACTATGATCACATGTTGGTAGCACTTACCCATCATCATGCGCGCAGATCGCGTCCACATACTTGACGATACTGCCCCGACCTCCTTCCGTCAACGCAATCTTGGCGAAATTGACTCCGTGATGCGTGGTGGCGACTGGAGGATAGGACATCAAGATGGCATCGCAGGTTTGCTTGTACAGATGAGGATATCCGATAAGCTTGGTGACCACAAAGCTAAGCGGGATCAGCGGTAATCCCCTTGGCGCTGGTTAACATCAACCTGAGCACCAACTTACTGTCCGTACTGATTATTGGCGACTCGAGCAATGTCATCCAACAGCTAGAGAGTAGATCAGCCGACCGCGACAAGGCATGAACGATGTGTACACACCTCTCTGAAACACGGCTGCATGAGCTCCTGAGAACCATACACCTCGAACACCTGCTGGACCGCGATTGACCCGTGCTGATAATGAGTCAGCTAGCTGCACCTCTGGCATTTTGCAGTTGAAAGCTGCTCACCTCGTTGTTACATGCCAGTTCCGCCCATCGACCGGACATCTCCTCGTTGATTCTACACAAGGGGAGTGAGCCGGGTGAGCAGAAAACAAGTCCGGGCAGCTCACTTTTGGAAGATCTCCAGTTGTTTGGCTTGCCGACACTTCTCGAGATACTGCGCAACCATTTAGCAACAGTCATTCATGTATTTATAGtagcactcacctctcgccaGAGCCTTCGTGCTCCGGTTTTCATGGAATCGAAAATGCCGTATTTGATTAAGGCCTCCGAGATAGGTTCCTGTGAAAATGGTCAAATTCAACCAATGGCCAGTAGATGGAATCGTTTACGCTTACCTCCAGCTCCTTCATAGCAATAGCTTTGCACAAGACGTGAGTACCAAACTTGTCGCTAGCAATTGGCACCATGTCCTCCCTGGATCTGAGTCAGCGTCGGATATCGAGATCGGACGAGAAGGGTACACACTCGACTTCCTTGATGAAGGCCTCTTTGTCGTCTACACTACCCTGTTCTAAAAGCTGTTGACAGAGGTAGTTCCCACAAGATGTGAAACAAAGGGGCTTCGCATATTCAATGATCGCTCGGATGAGGATGGCAGTCGGCTCGGCTGTTCGAGGTAAGCTGAGCCGACTCTGGGGGGCTGCATCAGCAACAGATTCATAAAGAGAGGTTCATAACGCTATCACTCACTGCTAGAGCATTGACAGCAGCTTTTAAACCCGAGCTACAGCCTCCGATCAGCATGTGCTATGTACCAATTCAgcagccactcacctctccgaGCTGCTTTTCGGTTGATGGTTTGCGATGATCCAGACCACTGGATGAATATACTCTGTACGGAGATCGGCAAAGTTGAAAGTCCCATGAAGGATGCTGGTGATGATATGCTTCGGAGCAGTGTAGGAGCTCTTGTCGAACTGTAACGGAACTCTGTCGGCAAGTATACACGAAACGAAAGGAGTACGGATACTTACCGAGTCTTCTCTCATGTACAACGAGGCGACTTCATGGCCAAGGTCTGGATCTTCGAATCTCTGCAAACCAAGACCGTTGAGGCCACCATAGCCTGTTGACAAGTAGGCTGGACTGAGGTTCTCGAAGATGATTGACGAGCTCGCGGAGACCGAGGGCGAGCTGTAGATATTTGATTGTGCACCCTGTGATCGCGGTTGATCAGCTGAGAAACATCTCCGAGCCGGAAAATGTTTGGAAAGATGATAAGGTGGCACTCACGGTGTTAGCCGAGCGCTGACGAAGGCGGGTGTTTTCAATCGTGAGTTCTCGGATCTTCTCTTCGGCGATTGCGAGACGCTACGATGGATTGAATTAGCGTCGGGGTTACCAGGCTCACAaggaaaactcacctcttccaagctgacaGAGCGTTGATTTGTGGCTCTTTGGGGGATAGGTGGACCCCATGTTCCGCTATTGAGACCTGGCATAAACGGTGAGGCCAGGGCATGGGAAGCGACCTGGTTTTGTGATAGATCACCGAGCTGCTGCTTTCGTCAGCAACTCGCACTTATCTCTTTAGGATAGAAGGAAGTATACTCACCGGCCTTCTCATATCACCATATCCCAGAGGTGTCATCCCCATACCCAGCATGTTGCCGGTGCTCAAGCTCCTATACCTGTCAGACCATAGTCCGGGCTCACTGGGCAAGTTCGGCGTTGCTATATTAGGACTTCCAGGACCGGAGGGTGGTGTAGTTTGACGAGTATTGGATCCCTCTTCGGCGGGAGTGGGAGGTGTCCAGGAGGAAGCAAAGGGTTGGAAGGCCATGATGGCGTGGTATCAAAAGGCGGATAGAGAAGGAGTGAGAATCTGCTCGGGATGAGGGGAATCGCAAAGAAGCACTGCTTGCTTCAGCGGGGAGCGGATAacagaagatgggatgtaggaaaagggtggaagagatccGACAAGTGTGAGAAGAATCGAGGAACGaagaatgatgatgatgaggaatgcCGGAACTAAAATTGTAATGACATGAGTAGTAGTGAAGGAAATGACGAGTGGATGATGTGGTGATGAGGTTGATTTTGAGGGACGAAAGAGAGAATGAGAAAAATGCTATGCGATGCCTAATGATCAGAACagagaatgaggatgagaaagtaggaaagatgaaagatgaaatCAAGGAGGAAGCACGAAGATTGAATTGATCTTTATATGAATGTATCCGAGCACCGGGAACAAGGTAGGTAGTACGAAGGGTTCTCACTCACTACAAAGTTGCAACTTCACACACTACCAGACATTGACAGAGGTCAGGCGCGTGGAGTCCCACATTCAAGGGCCGTTGGCCGAGAACATAGCAATGTCACGTGACTGTAAATAGTTGTGTGTGAATTGATCCCGCTGCCAACTGTCGTCCGTTGTCAGGCTCAATAGCTGATTGGGTCTCTTGCTTTGCTTTCATCGTTGATTCGCAGGTCGTCAGTTCTCTAACCATTGATCTTTACCGTGAACAatccgcttcgtcctcgCTCGCCTCATTTCACTCGATCACCCTTTCAGCAAGATGGCGTCACAACCTACCATGGACGAGTATCGTCGTGCGTATCTTCCTTTTTTCTTACATCTAGAAGAAGCCATACTAACAgataccatcttcttctcctcttctccaacaacaaatccCAAATCTACCCACACGCACCATCTTACCTGCTTTGCGATCTCGGTGACATCCCTCAGAAACCCTCCAAGATCGAGAAACTCACATTCGAGAATCATGGATCAAAGCTATGGAAGCCCGAATCGTACGGGACGAACTGCAAAAATGTTatagaggagaaggtgtcAACCACTTGCAAAACTGTAAAGTGTTGGCAGAGAAGTATGCCGGTATGATCagggagaacaaggtgagtcttaaGGCTTAAGGCTCTCATTCAGTCATCTTTTGCTGTAAGAAGGGAAGGTTTGGGACGGTTGGGACCTGGTAGTATGCAAAGCGACGTCGTGAACCGTCCTTGGATCTTCCCGAGGACGTGGGGATCGTTCATACACAGGGCAGGAAGGGCCACCAAACGTACTAGCTCATCACTTGCTTTGTGTTTCAATGGCTCTTTACTGGATTTGGGTCCAGGAACGTGTATTAGTACCACtgctgactcaccctctccccgCCCCCAGGTCCAAGGCTACAAGCAAGTGGACTCCGAAATGGCTTAGAGTAGAACGGACCGTGGATGGACATGTAACACCTGCATATACAACTACGACTGGAAACACAACTAGCAAcgatccacttcttcctctcacatCAATACATACTCACACAGTGAACATTCCTCGGTGTGCAGTTACTCGGGAATCCTCAAGACTCCGCTGACATAGCTCACACTACTATCTCTCCCGTTTAGACACCTTGAGCTTTGCTCGTATCTGACAAAAGTGAACTCGGGCTTTCGCTCTTTGCCCTTGTAAACGTGCTGCACGAGACTGAGCAGCACTGTAATGGGATTACGACCGCAGATAGTGTTCTGTCCCCATTTGTCAGTTTACGGCCGGTGCCCAAGTTGGGTGGTCGTTGTCAAGACCCACCTTGGTCTCATCTAGATATGCTTCCCATTTCTCTACtgctccctcttctcctggcCTACGAAGAAGTTCCATCCCTTCATGATCCATATATTCGATACTCTTCCAGATTGGAACGTCGGGATTAGCCTCAGCCGAACTAAACCGTTTGATCAAGTCTGGCGGGGTGAAAGAAGCTGGGTTCGTATGGTGTGGTACGGGTGGGACCGGAttaggaggatgaggtgcGTTGGGATAGTATGGAGTGCAGGAGAACCGAGTGCCCCTGTATACAATCGCAAAGATGGTTAGCTGCAGCCCAGCTCAAATTACAACGGGAGAGTACGCATGGACTGCTGGCACTCCACTTACCAATGACAAAAGTCACTAGAGATGACAAAGAACGTCTCTTTGTCATCCCAGTACCTTGCCAAGACCTCGTTCAACTTTTTCAAAGTGTTCCTGTCGGGATGACCAACGAGTATCGGAACAAGCTTGAGGTCTTCTCGTCTGTCCAAACCGCACCGATCAGACCATATTAGCACCTCTAAGGCGGAAGAGCAGAGGCAGGAGCAAGAGGTACTACAATGACGTACCCGTTAAAGACATGTCGGATGTATGGAAGATGCATCTCGAGCGaatgttcttcctcatcgactGAAGATTTCATTTCGGAGAACACGCCGGTCTCCCTCAAGTCGGCAATGGCTAAGGACACAAATTAGTGAACTCGgtcaaggatgaggaagggaagcCAAGCTGTGAAGGGTGAGATACAAAGAGGTTGCGTGAAGATCAAGGGCCTGGACACACCTTCTAAatcgagagggagatcaCCGACCGGCGTCTCGTAGCTTTCGAATCGTGAAAGTGCGACACCTGACAGATAAGCATGATGCGACGGACCAAGTAGGAATACCCTCTTACTACAAAGAAACATATCAGCTGATTATCCTCTGCCGGCGACTAATCGGAGACAGCTTACATCTTATCTGTTGGGATAGCTGCATAAGCCCATCCGGCCGTTGGACCAGAGTACGAGTATCCCGCATGTGGGGCAATGATGGCTTTGGCATTGCTGACTGGAGGAGCGTAATCGAGTTCGGGAAGTGGGGCCACTTTCGACAAGTATAGAGATAGCTCGGATGCGAGCTTGGTACCTTTGTGGAGACTGACCTTCAGCTCACAATGTCGTCACGATCACTTGCCAAAATATGGAGTAGAGGTATATTTGATCAGAGAGACTTACCGGAGGAGCTGTACCAGCTTCCTGCGTGAGTTGCTTCTCGTCGCCTTCGAAGTTATCGCGAATGAGCATTCCTCCTTTTGATCATATATCGAAGTAGCTAtcgtctcactcacctgcttgaCATTGTGCTTGAAAAAGTCGGTGGTGAGAAGCCTGAATGATAATGATAAT
Protein-coding sequences here:
- a CDS encoding AmmeMemoRadiSam system protein B, producing MSSRRREATHAGSWYSSSGTKLASELSLYLSKVAPLPELDYAPPVSNAKAIIAPHAGYSYSGPTAGWAYAAIPTDKIKRVFLLGPSHHAYLSGVALSRFESYETPVGDLPLDLEAIADLRETGVFSEMKSSVDEEEHSLEMHLPYIRHVFNGREDLKLVPILVGHPDRNTLKKLNEVLARYWDDKETFFVISSDFCHWGTRFSCTPYYPNAPHPPNPVPPVPHHTNPASFTPPDLIKRFSSAEANPDVPIWKSIEYMDHEGMELLRRPGEEGAVEKWEAYLDETKNTICGRNPITVLLSLVQHVYKGKERKPEFTFVRYEQSSRCLNGRDSSVSYVSGVLRIPE